The genomic DNA atgtttaattataaaataaataaataaatattatttttaaaaaataatataaaatacaaaaaaatagtaatatatattagataataattaatatgtgtCCAAAAAAacacatgaaaaaaattatttgcatcTGATTGTAAATGACTCATAAAAAAGAACTAATAGTCATTTGACAGTGCTCAATTGGTCAAGAGTTGAAGAAGCCTTTGCAATGTCAAAAGAAATCGCCTGAAGAGATAAAATGGATTAGAAACAGCATACAACACATGAGTTATAACTCATAAGACCACATAAACCTCAACACACAAGTGTCTGTCCAACCTTCACCCAACTCACACGTAAATTAACaacgaaaaaaatttaaaggtaAGCCACAGTTTACCATCACAAGTTAATAAATCAAATCCAACAAGGACTAACTAATCAGTCAATATCATCAGCAATTCCATGCACTCCAATCCCTACCATAATTTTCACAAATATTGTTTTTAGCTACAGCATCATGTGGTGCTTCAGGAGCTTCAAACAATGGATTCTCTTGGACTCGGTCACTGACATTCCCTCCATCAATATTATCTTCAGCCCCTTCATCCATATCAAGATCttccaaattcaaattcaacgAATCTGTACAACGAATATAACtactaaaaatgaaatgaaaatatacaACCTATCATGAAAATAGTCGGAATGAAATAAGAATATTTAGTACCatcatttccattttcttgaATGCACATTTGCAAATCCCATCTAAATGTTCGCAATTCTTCATTTGATAGGGCCCGTGGCTCATCCTCTAGTACCCAAGTAGAATAAGAAGCAAACTTCTCGAAGTCAATTGGATCATAATTTCTACCCTTAAAGTAGTTCCTGCAAAACAAGCATCTCTTGTATACTTACATGTTGCAAGTTGCAACAGATCATCAAAGCAAAGTAAATATctaaatatgagaaaaaaaatctagtaaagtaagaaagaaaaaatggagAGAAGCAAATGTATGTACCTTTATTGcaacttcaaattataatgGACATAAACAAGGTCATTCAACCATTGATGCTCAAGTCGGTTCCTTTTCTTAGAATGAACATGATCGAACAAACTCCAATTCCGCTGACAACCCGAGGCACTACAAGTTTGGCTTAAAACACGAATAGCCATCTTTTGTAAATTTGGTGCACTCGAGCCATACCACATCCACCACTCATCTAgacatatataaagaaaataagaataagaaaatgaacaaACTCAAATAAAGTATGAAATAATGACTGAAAATACTAGTGTTTAGAACATACCTGAAGCCATCACGATGCGATCGGATACTGCGGATACTCGTCCAAAATCACCTTcagtatttttaaaaatcttcatttcactttttaattttgtctGCAATGAGGGCTTCCTATAGGAATATCTCTCTATGACATCCAACAAACTGGAAACCGTTCCTCTATTCTTCTCAATCTCGGTCAAGTCATATTGATATTTGGGATTCAACCAATATCCAGCAGCATGCAAGTTCTTGTGCAGTTGCATATCCCATCGAGTATCAAGAATGTCGATATACGgctcaatcttcttctttctcctatTGAATCTTTTCAACATCTCTTCCCTAGCTCTGTACATTGCTTTAAGCAAAAATTCCATAACAGGCCTTTCATCACTATCAACAATACGTAACACACGAACAAGAGGTTCACTAATCTACACTATGGCTACACATTCAAACCAGAAAGAATCCACAAATAACAGTTTcacaaattcttttgttttactTTCCTTTGCATTGCTTGAACTAGTCCATTCACTAGATGTTACCATAGCCCTCAAAGCATTCTGTTGTGCAAAAATACTCTGCAATGCAATGAAATTAGTGGCAAAACAAGTTGGAGCAAGGCGTAGAATTTCTCGTCCACTAGTGAATTTTCTCATCATATTCAATGCAAAACAATGATTATAGATATACTAAGTAATCTTCGCAGCATGAGTCACAATATCATTCACTTTGTCCAACTTACCAATATCACCGAGAATTAAATTAATGCAATGAGCCGCACAAGGAGACCAAAATATTGTCCTGAACTCCTGCTCCAACAAGTGACCAACAGCCACGTAGTTAGCAGCATTGTCAGTCACAAAGTGAACAACATTCTCTTGACCAACAAATAAGACCACCTCTCTGAATAATTTGTAAAGCATCTCCCCAGTCTTCGAAGCATCTGAAGCATCGACAGACTTCAAGAAAACAATTCCTTTAGGACAATAAACTAAAAAGTTAATCAAAGTTCTCCTACATTGGTCTGTCCATCCATCGGCCATTATCGTGCAGTCCATCTCTTTCCAAATAGGTCGGTAGCTATCGACATACTTTCTCACCTCCTCAACATTTTTTGTCAATAAGTATCCCCAAAGATCATGAAAGCCCAGACCTTTATAACCTGCCCCCATGCTAGCAATGACATCGATTGCTTTCTGGTAATAAGGAGAATTAACCGTATTAAACGGTATACTTGTAGCCAGCATTCACTTAAAAATGGCAAGATCACATTTCTCGGTGACTTCTTCGCTTGGCAAAACACTCTTGAGTGTCCTTCGAGCTCCCGGTGTTGTTCTCGGTTCGAAATACgaattaattttcatcttGTTTGGCATCGCCGTCTTTGATTGAGTATCTTAAGTTGCCTTCCCTTTTACTTTTAAATGAAGGGGTGTCATTTCTACTATCTCCTCATCATGCTTGGGGTGGAGCACATGAATTttgctcatctaacatatcacgcttccttttcttttccatcaTGTGCCCAACCAGATGTTCCTGCATTCTAAATCGAACAGCATCCGGTACCTTCCGACATGCCCCTGCATTCCCTTTTAATCCCACCAAATGTTGTTTAAATCGATTTATACCGTTACCGGAGAGAACTTTTGAGCAGTACAAGCATAGCAGCCCCTTCCTTCCATTTGCTGACGATACTTCCTTGCAATGTGCCCATGCCGGATCAAATTTTCCTATATTTATGGCTTTTGGAGTAGAAGAACTTGGGGTGGATTCTCTAGTAGGTGGCATAGGATTGGGTGTGTTGCTGTTACTAGCACCAGCAGAATTCATTGTCTAACTAGCAGCCTATAATGATGAAAACAATATATTTCAAGCTCCACATTAAGAAAAACAAGGCAATAAAGACTAATAAAGGGCGACTAAGTGATAGCTCGAAAGAGTAAAAACCAATAAAGGGCAATATAAGCAAAACCAACCGCCAATACCTCAGCAACAGCAAGTCACCATGCAAAAACCAACCACCAATTCCTCAGCATTCAGCAACAACAAGTCACCTTGTCGAATTCAGAAACAAATTGGTGAATTCCGCATGTTATCTCGTAATTAGTGGCTTCTAGTCTCCAAAACTAGCTAACAAGATAACATGCGGAATTCACCTAGCTAGAAGCATCAAAGTCAAACATATATAATCAAGTTAACTTCAGTTCAGTGAATCATAATCGAAAGTCGATAAAACACTCTATATGCCAACAATTTCGTTTATATGCCAACCGTGACTAACGTTCCACACCATATTATCAGCAAAATCAGCTATGCGAGACTGCATATTATCAGCAAAATAAACCAACCAATGCCTCAATTTGTCACCGCAACCACaagcaaaggagaagaaggagaggaagcTTGAACCAAAATGGGTCGACTCTGCCGCTTGACTCTCCAGTAAGGGTCGACTCTGTTGCTCGAACCAAAAGAAGAATCAGAGGAGCGAAGAACTGATGAAGAACAGAACGAAGATGAACTGATGAAGAacagaaggaagaagatgactAGGGTTTTCGCAATTCAACTCTGTAATTTTCGCTCGGGTCGAGGGGGTttcgaaggagaagaagaatcagAGGAGCGAAGAGCGATGACGGATTCACAAAAATAGAAGAATTAGagcagaaggaagaagaacgAACTAATGAAGAAGAACAATAGAAGGAAGAGCTAAAGAGGAACTCATGAAGAAGACGACTAGGGTAGGATTTCcgatttttttccaaattcaattcaactctGCATTCTGCAATTTCTGCTCGGGTCAGGAGGGGAGGATTTCAAGTCGGATTTCGTTTAAGATTTCTGAACCCATGAATCGGTCGGTTCGAATGGGTTCGATGGGTTTATCTAAAAACCAATCGGTTTTTTGGGTTCACCgatttttttatgcattttcgatttttaagcGAGCCAGACCGGTCATAGGTTTGGTTTCCGGTCTGACCGAACAAACCGGCCGATCCAGTCTAGTTCTGATGACAATGCTTGAAACGcttttaaatcaatttatatCGGGAAATACATAGAAAAGTGTCGAAAATGAGGTTCCCAGCAATTTCAAGGGTAAAAGCGTCATTTCAGCTCCCACATCTGGCTTAGATTGAGTTGTACAAATTAGACTTCCAACTTCtgaaaaattaaggaaaaccTTGCGGGAAAATTAACCACGTGAGCGGGTTGTTCACGTGGTTAGTAACCACAAGAGCAAACCCAGCTGGTCGTCCTTGTCAGGATGGCCAACTAATTGTCCCCACACACTTTGTTAGtaccaaaaaattttattttgcccCAACAGtttcaaaaaattacaaaataaccCAAATCTCTCTTCTCCTATAAATAGATGATGATTCTGCAGCGTCAAGGACTTTTGGCTCTCCTCATGAGTTGAGAAATAACTGAAAATCATCCACATCCATCCCACAAACACCACACACTTATTTTCTTAACAATTTGTCTGGTAGGATCTCGGTTGGGAAGAGGTTCTAAATATGAGAATGTGTTactggcttgtttggtttcaaagtataattttaaaatcttattttaacttaattctaccaacaacaaaacaaaataacttatacaaagtcaaagggtgagctccatttataccactctttttcaaaatcaaaagttGATTTTGAAATCctactttaaaaccaaacgcaacatacATCTCTTGCCATTCCTTGGGGAGAGCCTCTTCAATCCAACCACTCTACATAGTCGTGCCCCTTGGAGGATTTCTCGGAGCTTTTTTGCCTCCCCGATTCACGACTTAGGTATGATTTCTAATACCATGTCAAAATGTAAGCAAAATGGCCTTACCAGATTTCTTGTTGAACACTTGGAATAAAATATGGGACAAATAAAAGGTTTTAGGTTGCTAGATAATCGGTAGTTAGGCCTCAAGGAGTTGTTTGTGTTTGATGAATGCATTGTTTGGTTGGTTTCTTGCTTAGAAAAGCCGAGtgatgaaagaaaagaataggATCATCATGCATAAACGTTAGAACCAAATCCTAGGACCAATATAAACTCCTAGGAACTAGATTTTCAAAACTTTCATGCATTTTCGGTTTCATCCAAGTTGGTTTTCGACTTTCCATCCGATTCTCAAATCAGCCCGGGCCTCTAATGAGGTTTCCCATGAGTTTTCATCCAAACCAGCCATGAACTTTTTCTGGGCGTTGCAAATCAGTCCTAGCctccttttcaaattcaaactTTTTGTTCTGTTACAGATCAGTACAGGGACCGTTTTGAACTTTCTGAACTTTCCGAATTGGCCAGAGGCTTTTACAGGTTTAAAATGTGTTTTTCCATTCAGAAAACCCTATTTCGACCCGTTTTCAACTCAGCCCGTAACTTTTCCCGACTTTTAGGCCCCAAATTTTCCAGAACTACAGAATGACACCATAACATTTGGAACATACTCAGAATGGTCCATGGGTCCTCATCTGCAAGTTTGGGACCTTTTCGACAAGTTTCAGTACTCTACAGATGCTTTTAAAAacttttccagtttttacagATTGAACCCTAGACTTCTTCAAGTCGTAAATCGACCCCATAATCTTGTACGACTGGGCTGTAGACATTGAGTTTGGGAcctttcaaataatttttggGCATTTTACAAGTGTTTTAATAGCTTTTTCCCAATTTTACAGTTTTGTCTTGAAACTTTGTTGAGCTGTAAATCAGCCCCATAATCTTTGGGACATTTCCATAACGATCCCTGTGCTGTAGGCATCGTGTTTGGGACCTTTGGGGGTAATATTTGGGGGTTTTGCAAGTGTTTAATGAACTTTTCCCCATTTTTGCTGTTTGGTCCTAAAACTTTTCGGAGCTGTAAATCAGCCCTAGAACTCTTGGACATTTCCAGAGCAATCCCTGGGCTGTAAGCATGAAGTTTGCGACCTTTTGGGTGATTCTAGAGCATTTTGAAGATGCTTTCAATCACTTTTCCAGATTTTACAGATTAGTCCGTGAAATTCCAGAATCTGCATATCAGCCCCTGCACATTTACTGAGCGTTCAAACCCATCCCTGCGCACTCTAAGTCGTCCCTGATGCTTTGGTTGAGGGTTTGAAGGGTCCGATTTGATCAATTATATTTTCCGGGGCTAAGGGTATGTTCGTGACACGAAAATCGAGCGAAATCTGAGGAAGACCACGATCCTAAGTTAATCAActtggaaaaataataaaatggacATCTTAGACAATTAGAGAACCTATTAGGGTTATTGATTTGCGAGTTTCTAACCCGTAATAGAAATGCCGAACCAAGTTTCTTTGGACCATAGATCAATAAAAACCTAGGTGATTAATTAGTATCATGTTATACTTAGGTTATTTAGGTTTCTAGTTAGCTGAAATTAACTAGTGGCGACTCTGTTTAATCCCCATATCCTCGAACTTCAGACATCCCTTGTCTAAGTTGGCGCCACGTGCcaacatatatacacatttcaaaagtatTTATTATATTCGTCAAGTCGAAGAATAACTGTAATGCCGCAACTAATCTCGTAATCTCAAAAGTCATGGTGCTACTATATTTACTTCTCTTATATGTTCCAAATCTCTATGTTCTTGTTTTGCTATTTGTCATTTGAGTTTATTGTGGTTTATAAATGAGGCCCACGATCAAGATTATTATTTGGGCCACAACTATTAGAAAATAAATCTTAATTATACAAGTTATTTAAGACCAAcaggaaaatatataatcaataatCTACGATCATCAGCGTCGGTTTGTTAACCTCCCACGTGGAAGGACAAACATATGTATTATTTATCTCATCGTGACACATAGAAGACTGTGTATTTCCATAACAAGTAAAAATAACCATGGAAAATAGTAGATGAAAAGGCGATAATTTCGAGGAAAGCATTTAGTTTAGTAGCACAAGACGCTGCCTTAAATCAAGAGGTTCTGAGTTCGATCTTCACCAATAAAATTTAtgtgccattttatttaactttatttCTGAAAGATTTGGAGTAGAcaaattcaactcaaattgTATTACAGTAGTGAGCCAAGTAAATAGGCTGTACAATGTGATGCAAAAAGGAAATTCGATAATATTCTAAGGCTAAATCTATGACTTCCTAATATATCGAGTAATTAATGTATATTACAGTTATAATATTAGGAATATTCttaatactccccctcaagttggagcacGAAGATCACGAATGCCCAACTTGGAGAGAATGAAGTGGAAGCGATCTCTACCGAGTGCTTTCGTGAAGATGTCTGCTAATTGGAGCCTTGTAGGTAAATGCTTGGTAGTCACGATACCCAATTTAAGGTAGTCACGAACGAAATGGCAATCTATCTCAATTTGCTTTGTTCGTTCATGAAAGACAGGATTGGCCGCAATAAGTAATGCTGCTTGATTATCGCAAAATAGGCAAGTGGGTGTAGCCATATGTACTCCAAGGGAGGAAAGAAGACTACGTAACCAAATGATTTCACTAACAGCTGCCGCCATTGCTCGATATTATGCTTCAGCAGATGAGCGAGATACTATGGTCTGCTTCTTCGTCTTCCACGAAACTGGACATCCGCCAAGCGTGATAAAATAACCCGTAATGGAGCATCGAGTCAATGGACAGCTTGCCCAGTTCGAATCACAAAATGCTTCAAGCTCGAGAGAAGTAGGCAGCAGAAAAATCCCTTGTCCGGGAGATTGTTTCAAGTAACATAACACTCGCATGGTAGCCTCCCAATGGTCTTGACGTGGTTCTTGCATAAATTGGGCCAAAACATGAAGAGAGTAGCTAATTTCTAGCCTAGTGATAGTCAAATAAATGAGTCTCCCAATGAGGCGCCTGTACTTGGGCGGATCCGATAATAAGTCACTGGAACTCATGGACAATCGATGATGTTGTTCCATGGGAAAAGGCGACGATCGCGATGCCAACATGCCACACTCATTTAGGATGTCCATGGCATACTTTCGTTGACAGAGAAACAGTCCAGAGCTCATTTTAGTGACTTCAATACCAAGAAAATACTTCAGTGGTCCCGAGTCCTTTATACGAAAGCACTTATCCATATAAGCCTTAAAAGGTGTCACAGTAGTCAGGGTTGTTTCCAACGACGATTAGATCATCCACATAAACCAATACGCCAAGAAATATTTTCCCCCGATGAAAAGTAAAAAGGGAATGGTCCGCACCTGATTGAACGAATCCATATTGTCGCAATGCATCAGCGAACTTAGAAAACCAGTTTCTCGACAATTGGCGAAGTCCATACAAGGACTTACGTAATCGGCAAACATTGCTGTTCTTGGAAGTAGAGAAACCCGGAGGTAATTCCATGTAAACCTCTTCGTCTAGATCTCCATGCAAAAAGACATTATTCACGTCCATCTAGTGTATTTGCCACTCCTTGGCTACTGCTATCGTCAACAGACACCACACAGTCACCAACTTGGCCACTGGCGCAAAAGTCTCATGGTAGTCGATGCCCTCCACCTGGGTGAATCCCTTTGCAACTAGTTGAGCTTTATGATGTTCTATGCTCCCGTCAAATCAACGTTTGACCTTATATATCCATTTGCAGCTGATAGGTCGCTTGCCGGGAGGGAGTTGTTCAACTGTCCATGTCTTATTTAACTCGAGAGCATGAATTTCTTCTTCCATCGCAATTCGCCATCTCCGATCCCGAATGGCTTCTTGATAGGACGTGGGCTCCTTGTCGGAATCAATTGCTGCTAGGAATGCTTTGTGGTgatttgaaatatttgaatAATCAACAAATTTCTCTATAGGATAGGACATACCTGAGGAGTTCAAGGAGGTGGGTAAAGCAGGAGGGGGGTCTCATAACGAGCAATGTGAATGATAAAATCCTTGAAGCGATCGAGAATTTTAGAAACTCGACTAGACCTGCGTAGTGTCGATGGTTGCTCATTCTGCCCAGAACTCCCCCCACTTAATTGAGGCAAGCTGTCACTCAGCCCAGAAACATCCCCTTGATTTGCTGAGTGCTTTGGGCTCCCACTGACTTCGGAATTTTGATCTCGACCCAGGCTCTCCCCTTCTGAATTTCGGTCCAGATTTTCTTGTGCTGCCGAATTTATTCCACCCCCCTTTACATTCGTGGGCCTTATCCCAGTTCCTTGTTGCTGCCGACccacttttatttctttcggTCCTTTTGATTGGACTGACTCACATATCTTGGGCTCTGTCTCTTCATACTCATCCAATGAAGAAATTGACTTATGCCCTTCCAAAACAATGGGCTCCCTCTTCGTTCTTGTTTGAATTCTTCATTTCCTGTGACAAAAGGAAATATCGTCTCGCAAAATCGAACGTCCCTCGACACGAATATGTGCTGATCCTTTAGATCATAGAGTCGCCAACCTTTTTTCCCTTGGGGATAACTGATAAAAACACATTTGCGAGATCTTGGTGCAAATTTATCCTTGGTTCGTATGTGTGCATAGCATAACGACCCAAAAACTCGCAAATTCGAGTAATTAGGTGGTTTGCCGAAAAGTACCTCATGTGGACTCTTGTTTCCAAGGCATTGGCGTGACATTTATTAGATGCACAGTTGTCGAGACGCATTAACCCCAAAAACGTGTTGGTAATGAAGCCTGGAACATGAGCGCTCGTGCCACATTTAGGATATGTCGATGTTTCATCTCGACCCTGCCATTTTGCTGTGGTGTATCCGTACACGATGTCTGATGTATAATACCGTGTGTAAAGAAGAAATCATGTAGCTCCCTTGACAAAAACTCCATCCCATTATCACTTCTCAGGGTTTTAATCGTGCAATCAAATTGATTCttgattaaattataaaaatcaatGATGAATCGTCGGGCTTCAGATTTTTCTCGCAACAAATATAACCACACACCTCGACTGTAATCGTCCACGATAGTTAAGAAATAATTGGCCCCACAACTAGCCTTCACTTTATACAGACCCCACAAGTCACAATGTATCAATTGAAATTGATACTAAGCTTTATTCATACTCAAATCAAATTGTGAGCGTGTCTATTTTGATCTAAGACATACGTCACATTCCTTATTACTTCTATCCGTAGAATTCAAATTGATACCATTCAATTTTATTGTGCGAGATGGATGACCAACTCTTCGATGCCAGATGTCAGCAGATTCCTCTATGACGGCTTGACATGTCTGCGGTGCGATCCTTACTCACCTCAGATAATAGACCCCCCCTCAAAGTTCACCCACTCCAAGCGTCCTCCGCGAGGTGCGGTCCTGAATCACACACAAATCGGAGCAAAAATTCACAAAGCAATTCATCTCCCTTGATAATTGAGCAATGGAGattaaattgcaattaaaagtGGGCACATAAAGCACGGTACTTAATTCGACCGAATTAACAATCTTCACGGATCCTATTTGGGTGGCCTGTATTATGCCCCTATTAGGAATATAAACTGGTGCCCTCCCTTCAATTGGACGAGACGTTGAGAAATTCTCAAGACATCCGGTCATATGTCGTGAAGCTCTTGTATCCAAAATCCACTTGCTCtgcaaatttataaaatcagATTCATTACTAATAAGTCGATTAGAATCCATGTTGTCCTGGGTGAGCATATCAAACAATTTCTGAAATTGTTCGTCGGGTAGGGCTACCAGCCGCTCAGCCCGTGAGGCCCTTCCCTGCACGATTTGGGCCGCATTAGCACGGTCTGGGCCTCGCTGAAAATGGGGCTTCGTCCACAGCCCGCTGCTGGGCTTAGTCTGCCCTTGTCCGAGCCGTCTCTGTTTGGGCCCCTGTCCAGGCCCCTTTGCAACATTAATCTTGGCCTTTGAATGCCAAGATGGGTATCCAATTAAGGCCCAACATGTATTTTTTGAGTGGCCCAATTTGCCATAATGGGCACAGACCGGCCTGCCTATCACGTTCTGCTGGAAGTCCTGAAATTCCCCGAGACTTTGTCTTCCTCCTCCATACCCTGCATACCTTGTTTCCCCTTTCGCCATGAACGCCACTTCAGAGGTTCCTTCTCAATTTCGAGTCACGATTCTCTGCCTTTCTTCATTCGCCACCATCTTATACACTTTGTTCAAGTTGGGCATCGGCTCAATACTCAAGATGGTCGATCGGATCGTGTTAAAGTCCGAGGTGAGTCCCTATTATGGGAAGATTTTATTCCtattataaatatgtatatatatctttacatACTTTACTAGGATTGTCTTAGATTTAGCCGTAGATTACTCTTTCCTTTATTTCATCAACCTTGAGTATATACATACCGTATCTTTTGAATAACAAAGTAAGCTTTTCTGGCCAAACCTTCTCTTGGTCAATATTATCTTCCCTTTCAATTCCGTCTCTtgacatggtatcagagcatcggTCTTGAGGACGATTAATCTCATCTGCCGACTTGTTTGTCGAGCTTCATCTTGCCAGCAACTCTGTGCCGGGCGTCCTCTCCCGACTGCTCAATCTCCTAAGCTGCTGAGATGTCTAAGAACATTGACATCAATAATTCCTTTGGAAGCTTGCCACCGACCTATGTTCTTGCTCCTTCAGATGGCCCAGGAACACAACTAATTTCCTGTAAATTGAATGGCAGGAATTACAATACATGGTCCCAAGCTATGCAAACAGCACTTCAAGCCAAAAACAAACTGGGATTTATCGAAGGTAAAATCATACAACCAGCAGAGGGAGAGATTTACCGTGATCAGTGGGTGACCTGCAACTCAATGCTTGTCTCATGGATTTTCAACCATCTGGACGAAGAATTGCAGAATTCAGTAGCAGGAGCAAAGAATGCGAAAATACTCTGGGACGATCTCAGGGAACGCTTTTCTCAAGGTAACGAGTCAAGAATTCATCAACTTAAAACTGATATCTGTCTTCTCAAACAGGAGAAAAGATCGGTTTCTGAATACtattcaaaattgaaaagtcTATGGGATGAATTGGATTTATATCTAGATCTACCGCCCTGCACTTGCAATTATGGAGTCCAACTTGCAGCTcataaagagaaagagaaagtgcATCAATTTCTtatcgggctcaatcccgaaTTCTCAACCATCTGGTCCCAAATTCTGAGCATGGACCCTCTGCCAAACGCGAATCGGGCGCACTCCATGGCGGCTCATGATGAAACGCAGAGACAAATCGCTCAG from Punica granatum isolate Tunisia-2019 chromosome 2, ASM765513v2, whole genome shotgun sequence includes the following:
- the LOC116193697 gene encoding uncharacterized protein LOC116193697 codes for the protein MNSAGASNSNTPNPMPPTRESTPSSSTPKAINIGKFDPAWAHCKEVSSANGRKGLLCLYCSKVLSGNGINRFKQHLVGLKGNAGACRKVPDAVRFRMQEHLKAIDVIASMGAGYKGLGFHDLWGYLLTKNVEEVRKYVDSYRPIWKEMDCTIMADGWTDQCRRTLINFLVYCPKGIVFLKSVDASDASKTGEMLYKLFREVVLFVGQENVVHFVTDNAANYVAVGHLLEQEFRTIFWSPCAAHCINLILGDIGKLDKVNDIVTHAAKIT